Genomic DNA from Brassica rapa cultivar Chiifu-401-42 chromosome A04, CAAS_Brap_v3.01, whole genome shotgun sequence:
AAGAATAAGCTGCGCGAAAGCTTCCACTTCCTTGATTTTTTTACCCCCGCAATCAAACACCTGGATATTCCTAGTCACAAAACTGATGCATAAAGCAATCCAATGGTTGCAATTAACCCAGACAGGAACGTACATCCGATCCACATCGACATTCCACAACATCCGTGTTCTTCCATGGGAAGGCAGTTCACCTTTACCGTATTGCAATAGTAATGGATCCATAGTGTATTTCTTAATATCCTTACAGAAATTCTGGTAATCCTTAGCAATGAGGTCGCTGAAGACACATGTCATGAAAGCAACACGGTCTACGTTCCATCGTTTCAATGTTGTTCTTTCCCGAAAAACATACATTATAGCATCAATTTCCtacaaaaacaaagacaaatCTGTAATGTATACATTTATATAATAGGTAACATTTTATAGAAATAACCGGTTGAATGCTTACgtaatttttaagccaactgctGGCAGACATAATACGTCCGGCTAGATCACCGTCTAACATAGAAGGACCAATCTGTATAGCTCTGTAAACAAAATACAATGGTAGAAATGTCAATTATTAAGAAAATCAACGGAATGATATATACAAAGGAATAACATACGTTCGTGTATCTTGCCAGTCCTGCATCTTCTTAAAATCTGTAGGATGCACAAACACCAAGCAGCGATCAGGGAAATTTTCACCGTCTAGCTCTATATCTCGGTCATCTAATCGGACCGCTGGCTTCTTCAATGATTTTAGAAGTTCCAATGAATCTGTTGGCTTCTTCAATGATTTTGGAAGTTCCAACCAATCCAATGAATCTTCGACTTTAGCTTGAGAAGGATTCAAACCTTTCACAAATGTGTCTAATGGAAGGTTCTTCATGCAACTTTCTAAAAACTCTTGTGTACCCATACGAAGATCACTAGCTGATGATTGAGTAACTTTTGCACGAGGTAAATTGACACACGAATCAGCAGTCTTTAACTCTTGGTTTTTTACAGCCTGTTGACAAACACGTACAATTACAAATTACACATACAAATTTCAAGTTCAAAATAGAGAATAGACATAAACGACAAGTTCGAAATCCATAATAAACATACAAACTTCCAAATacatattacattaaatatagtCATTACATAAACGACAAGTTTCAAATACATATTACCGCCTCATTCCAAGTTCTAATAACCTAGCTTCAAAGACCTACATTCCATCGCCTAGTTCCAAGCTTTCAACAACTTTTAACTCTTTCTCTTAGTAGTTACCTTTTTCTTTGATGGAGCAGTGCCTTTTTTGCTGGTGCTAGGACCACTGTTGATTTTGGTCATGCTAGGACCGCTTGCTTGATCACTCTTTCCCACCAATTCAGTCACCACTAAAGTTGTCCTGAGCTGTGTAACCTCAGCCTCAATTTTTCCCAATCTGTCGGTTACAACTGTCTCAAATTGCTCAGTTCTCTCCGAAGCTGTCATGAGTTGTGTAACCTCAGTCTCAATCTTACCCAACCTGTCCGAGAACTGCTGACAGAATTTCTCCCCAAAAGTAGTAAAAGAAGCTTCTACCAGATCCTCCAAGAAATTTTTCATATCTGTGTCAATATTTCCTTTTGATGAAGCAGCTAGGTGACACAAAACATTCTTCTTCCTTGACTCTGCTCCTCGGTCTGCATGCTTTCTCTTGTTTCTTCCCGAAACATCAGCTGTGCCATCAACATTCCCTGCAACATGACTATTTTCACCACTCTCAGTATCAGCTGTTTGATCCTCTCCTTTCTCTTCGCCAGATTCCTCAAATTCAGAATTCATAGCTTCTTTTACTCCCCAAACATGATTGTTCCAATCATGTTTACTATTGATCATATCCAAAATGCGATCTACTCTTTCATCTTTCTTCTCATCCTTCTGTACAAAATCAGTTGCCAAAAGGACCACTCCATCTATGTGGGATTCCATGAATGAATGCAAAATCCCCTACAAACAATCAAATCATTAGTAAAGTGAACaagacaataaatattttaatttgaaaaatatatgcaTACATTTTCTGGGAATAAGTTCTCAACGCCAATGATATCTTCATAAGAACATTTTGCACATCCTCTCCAATTACCACACAGTGGACCTGTAAAATTTTTACTGACTTTTGTGCCACAAATCTCTCCTAAAGCAGGAACAGCTTCCATTATCCAAATTTGGAAACCAAACAAGAATCCTTCCATCAGATACCCCTCTTTCTGCTCTAATTTATGCCTTCTTTTATCAATTTGCTTCAGAAGGAAATCAAACGAATACAGACCCCATGAGTAATTCCGAAGCTTTTCCAAATTCATCGCCAACTTCATGTACAGATGCGGGATATTCACCTTCTCATCCTTCTCCATCACCACACCCATAATAACGCAAAGATATATCAGTCCCACCCTATCAACCCAAGTCCAGGTATTGCTCTCTTCCAAATGCTTCTTTTTTATGATCtgcaaatttatttttccatttgTCTTTATCTGCTTGCTCCAAAAACCATCATCATCTTTCCATGTCACTAACCCACTGTTATTCTTTCGCTTCACTTTCAGACCAGTGACAGCATGATACTCTTGCAATCCAAAACGCAGAGGTCTCCTAGCGAAAGTGAACCACTTCTCATGTCTCTTGCTTGTCATCAACTCCTTACACAAGAAAGAGTGTACCAACCTCGCCGAAAACTTCAGATCATTCTTCTGGATAACCGTAATCTGTGAAAAAATGGGATCTTTCATAACTTCATCGAATTCTGGTTCCATTTTTTCTTTCAGCAACT
This window encodes:
- the LOC117133570 gene encoding uncharacterized protein LOC117133570; amino-acid sequence: MLYCFQFSGMELELPNRLYGEGLEPQVKKINNSCRLKLLELLKEKMEPEFDEVMKDPIFSQITVIQKNDLKFSARLVHSFLCKELMTSKRHEKWFTFARRPLRFGLQEYHAVTGLKVKRKNNSGLVTWKDDDGFWSKQIKTNGKINLQIIKKKHLEESNTWTWVDRVGLIYLCVIMGVVMEKDEKVNIPHLYMKLAMNLEKLRNYSWGLYSFDFLLKQIDKRRHKLEQKEGYLMEGFLFGFQIWIMEAVPALGEICGTKVSKNFTGPLCGNWRGCAKCSYEDIIGVENLFPENGILHSFMESHIDGVVLLATDFVQKDEKKDERVDRILDMINSKHDWNNHVWGVKEAMNSEFEESGEEKGEDQTADTESGENSHVAGNVDGTADVSGRNKRKHADRGAESRKKNVLCHLAASSKGNIDTDMKNFLEDLVEASFTTFGEKFCQQFSDRLGKIETEVTQLMTASERTEQFETVVTDRLGKIEAEVTQLRTTLVVTELVGKSDQASGPSMTKINSGPSTSKKGTAPSKKKVTTKRKS